The Ischnura elegans chromosome 1, ioIscEleg1.1, whole genome shotgun sequence genome contains a region encoding:
- the LOC124163052 gene encoding abasic site processing protein HMCES isoform X1, with the protein MCGRLACTLSPDSICKACSLKDTKGKEYYAPEWVNSNDQWSYRPSHNVAPTDVTPVLVSGKHFPGLASDVEKAVVHPMIWGMIPPWHKGAYNNHKMSTNNCRLENVLESRLYSVPLYKGQRCVVICDGFYEWQTTKGSQKQPYFIYAPQVEGVRIENKSTWDESWSEETGWHGPQLLKLAALFDIWEGNTYSYSVITMESNDTLNWLHHRMPAVLNDEEAVLNWLNFGNLPAKAALELLQPTKQLIWHPVDTLVNNSRNKDPRCNNPKESKPKSASSSLMESWLKRSRVKQEDSGSNDGDVNSPCLDQFPSKRKKED; encoded by the exons ATGTGTGGAAGATTAGCTTG TACTCTGTCACCTGACAGCATTTGCAAAGCTTGTAGTTTGAAAGACACTAAAGGAAAAGAGTACTATGCCCCCGAGTGGGTAAATTCTAACGATCAATGGTCTTATCGACCTTCGCATAATGTTGCTCCAACGGATGTTACACCTGTTCTTGTATCAGGGAAGCATTTTCCAGGTCTTGCGTCTGATGTTGAGAAAGCCGTTGTTCATCCAATGATTTGGGGAATGATACCACCATGGCACAAA GGTGCCTACAACAACCATAAGATGTCAACCAATAATTGTAGACTGGAAAACGTTTTGGAGTCTCGTCTGTATAGCGTCCCGTTGTATAAAGGACAAAGATGTGTCGTGATTTGTGATGGTTTTTATGAATGGCAGACGACTAAAGGATCTCAGAAGCAGCCATACTTCATCTACGCTCCACAAGTTGAAGGT GTacgaattgaaaataaatcaacCTGGGATGAATCATGGAGTGAGGAAACTGGTTGGCATGGACCACAACTATTGAAGTTAGCAGCTCTGTTTGACATATGG GAAGGCAACACGTACAGCTACTCAGTTATAACGATGGAATCAAATGATACCTTGAATTGGCTTCATCACAGGATGCCTGCTGTGTTGAATGACGAGGAAGCTGTGCTA AACTGGCTAAACTTTGGAAACCTTCCTGCCAAGGCAGCTCTTGAACTACTCCAACCAACTAAGCAGTTGATTTGGCATCCTGTGGATACCCTGGTAAACAACTCCAGGAACAAGGATCCACGTTGCAATAATCCTAA agAGTCAAAGCCAAAGTCAGCAAGTAGTTCTCTGATGGAATCATGGCTTAAGCGTAGCAGAGTAAAACAGGAAGACAGTGGAAGTAATGATGGTGATGTGAATTCACCATGCCTTGATCAATTTCCTTCTAAACGGAAAAAGGAAGATTAA
- the LOC124163052 gene encoding abasic site processing protein HMCES isoform X2 — protein sequence MCGRLACTLSPDSICKACSLKDTKGKEYYAPEWVNSNDQWSYRPSHNVAPTDVTPVLVSGKHFPGLASDVEKAVVHPMIWGMIPPWHKGAYNNHKMSTNNCRLENVLESRLYSVPLYKGQRCVVICDGFYEWQTTKGSQKQPYFIYAPQVEGVRIENKSTWDESWSEETGWHGPQLLKLAALFDIWNWLNFGNLPAKAALELLQPTKQLIWHPVDTLVNNSRNKDPRCNNPKESKPKSASSSLMESWLKRSRVKQEDSGSNDGDVNSPCLDQFPSKRKKED from the exons ATGTGTGGAAGATTAGCTTG TACTCTGTCACCTGACAGCATTTGCAAAGCTTGTAGTTTGAAAGACACTAAAGGAAAAGAGTACTATGCCCCCGAGTGGGTAAATTCTAACGATCAATGGTCTTATCGACCTTCGCATAATGTTGCTCCAACGGATGTTACACCTGTTCTTGTATCAGGGAAGCATTTTCCAGGTCTTGCGTCTGATGTTGAGAAAGCCGTTGTTCATCCAATGATTTGGGGAATGATACCACCATGGCACAAA GGTGCCTACAACAACCATAAGATGTCAACCAATAATTGTAGACTGGAAAACGTTTTGGAGTCTCGTCTGTATAGCGTCCCGTTGTATAAAGGACAAAGATGTGTCGTGATTTGTGATGGTTTTTATGAATGGCAGACGACTAAAGGATCTCAGAAGCAGCCATACTTCATCTACGCTCCACAAGTTGAAGGT GTacgaattgaaaataaatcaacCTGGGATGAATCATGGAGTGAGGAAACTGGTTGGCATGGACCACAACTATTGAAGTTAGCAGCTCTGTTTGACATATGG AACTGGCTAAACTTTGGAAACCTTCCTGCCAAGGCAGCTCTTGAACTACTCCAACCAACTAAGCAGTTGATTTGGCATCCTGTGGATACCCTGGTAAACAACTCCAGGAACAAGGATCCACGTTGCAATAATCCTAA agAGTCAAAGCCAAAGTCAGCAAGTAGTTCTCTGATGGAATCATGGCTTAAGCGTAGCAGAGTAAAACAGGAAGACAGTGGAAGTAATGATGGTGATGTGAATTCACCATGCCTTGATCAATTTCCTTCTAAACGGAAAAAGGAAGATTAA
- the LOC124163046 gene encoding putative fatty acyl-CoA reductase CG5065: MASKKPVQMAEASAQTICGVGDFYRGRSIFITGGSGLMGKVLVEKLLRSCPELDHIYILMRSKRGKSPETRMEEMFKLPLFERVRKERPGSEAKVSAISGDINPPEGEGGANGLGIAEDEERTLLANTSVVFHCAATLRLEAKLKDAIDTNTAGTWRILQLCRRMPKLVAFIHLSTAFCHVDHELLEEKTYPTPVDPDEIIRCVKWMDDAMLDAITPRLLHPHPNTYTFSKRLAETLVEHERKHMPVAIVRPSIVTPVWQEPVPGWVDNLNGPVGLMVGAGKGVIRSMHCKGEYHAEVIPVDMAINAMIASAWKVAINKNKDIPVYNLAQAGLKPITWTEVLNIARKHINEYPFEGVVWYPDGNMRSTRLAHNICVIFLHFLPAYFIDFIMLLCRQKRFMVRIQRRIQDGLEVLQYFTTREWKFDNQNFVSLAKSLSVEDQNKFYMDYAPLDEEEYLKTTLLGARQYCMKEDLSTLPSARRHMRRMYWVDKAFSVLFYGLLLWFILSWFNTAKELLDAGGSVVNSSLQNIPIVRAVFQGQEV; this comes from the exons ATGGCGTCTAAGAAGCCGGTGCAGATGGCCGAGGCCTCGGCGCAAACGATATGCGGCGTGGGCGACTTCTACCGGGGCAGGAGCATCTTCATCACCGGAGGTTCCGGGCTCATGGGCAAGGTGTTGGTGGAGAAGCTGCTGAGGTCCTGCCCCGAGCTGGACCACATCTACATATTGATGCGCTCCAAAAGAGGGAAGAGCCCCGAAACGAGGATGGAGGAGATGTTTAAGTTGCCG CTGTTCGAGCGCGTGCGCAAGGAGAGACCGGGGTCGGAGGCGAAGGTGTCGGCCATCTCGGGCGACATCAACCCGCCGGAGGGCGAGGGCGGCGCCAACGGGCTGGGCATCGCAGAGGATGAGGAGCGGACCCTTCTGGCCAACACCTCCGTGGTCTTTCACTGCGCCGCCACGCTCCGGCTCGAGGCCAAACTCAAGGACGCCATCGACACAAACACCGCGGGCACATGGAGGATCCTGCAGCTGTGCAGACGGATGCCCAAGCTGGTG GCCTTCATTCATCTCTCTACGGCCTTCTGTCACGTGGACCACGAGCTGCTGGAGGAGAAGACTTACCCCACGCCCGTCGACCCCGACGAGATCATTCGGTGCGTCAAGTGGATGGACGACGCCATGTTGGATGCAATCACACCCAG GCTGCTTCATCCACATCCCAACACCTACACTTTTTCCAAGCGATTGGCAGAGACATTAGTTGAACATGAACGGAAGCACATGCCAGTGGCTATCGTGAGACCTTCAATTG TCACACCAGTGTGGCAAGAACCTGTACCAGGTTGGGTGGACAATCTCAATGGGCCTGTCGGATTAATGGTGGGTGCAGGAAAAGGAGTGATAAGGAGCATGCATTGCAAGGGCGAATACCATGCTGAAGTTATTCCCGTCGACATGGCCATTAATGCCATGATTGCTTCTGCCTGGAAAGTTGCAATCAACAA AAATAAGGACATTCCTGTTTACAACCTTGCTCAGGCAGGGTTAAAGCCCATCACTTGGACAGAAGTTTTGAATATTGCTCGGAAGCACATAAATGAATATCCCTTTGAAGGCGTGGTTTGGTACCCAGATGGCAATATGCGAAGCACACGCCTGGCCCACAATATATGTGTtatatttcttcactttttacCGGCATACTTCATAGATTTCATCATGCTCCTTTGCCGCCAAAAACGATT CATGGTTAGAATTCAAAGAAGAATACAAGATGGACTGGAAGTACTCCAGTACTTTACAACACGTGAATGGAAATTCGACAACCAAAATTTTGTTTCTCTAGCCAAGTCGTTAAGCGTGGAAGACCAAAATAAGTTTTACATGGATTATGCCCCACTCGATGAGGAGGAGTATTTGAAAACCACACTACTTGGAGCAAGGCAATACTGTATGAAAGAGGATTTGTCAACACTTCCAAGTGCAAGGAGGCACATGAGGAG gatGTACTGGGTTGACAAAGCTTTCTCCGTACTATTTTATGGACTCCTTCTGTGGTTCATCTTGTCCTGGTTCAACACAGCCAAAGAACTTCTAGATGCAGGAGGTTCCGTTGTAAACAGTAGCCTCCAAAATATTCCCATTGTTAGGGCAGTATTTCAAGGTCAAGAAGTTTGA